The genomic window AGCGTGAGTTCGGGCCGCACTATTACGGACGCCGCGATCTGCACATTCCGGAAGATATGAAGCAGAATGCGATTCAGCGGGCTCGCGCGGAGAGTACGCAAAGCCTGGGCCGCTACCGTGTGCTCAAGAAAGAGCATATGGATGGAGTGAAGTTCTTTCTTGATGCGCCTAGGAGCGGGAATGGAGCGGAGGCGTGGGTGTTGTTCCGCGCCTCGGGAACTGAGCCGCTGTTGCGGCTTTACACGGAGGCATCTTCGTCGGAGTTGGTGCGCGAGTTGCTGACGACAGGCGAGAGCTTCGTGCGCAACGGCTAACGTTTCTGCTGGCCACTCATCGAATATATCCATATCATCGAATCAGCGATCACCCATCAGCGATCGCCGAATCATTCCGAGAATGCCAGACGATTCAAATCCGGTGCAGACCGATTCGCCTGAAGCTCGTGGCTATAACCGCATTCGGCGGTGGCTGGGCATTGCGGATTTCGTGGTTGGTTTTGCGTTCCTGGTTCTTCTTCTAGTTACAGGATGGTCCGGCTGGCTGCGGGATCGGGCGTTCCGCCTGGGATTTCAAAATTATTCCCTGTCGCTTTTCATGTATCTGGTGTTGCTGCTGGCGATCGGCAAGGCGTTGGGGATTGGGCTCGACTATTACGGGTTTTCGCTGGAACGCAGGTTCAAGCTGTCGACGCAGAAGTTTCGCGCGTGGCTTTGGGATGAGGGGAAAGGTTTTCTGGTGGGATTAGTTTTGGGCGCCATCGTGGTCGAAATCTTGTATTTTACGATCCGGCAGTGGCCGCAGCATTGGTGGGTGCTGGCCTGGGCGCTTTTCATGGGCCTGTTTATTGTTATGGCGCAACTGGCGCCGGTGGTGCTGTTTCCGATTTTTTATAAGTTCGAGCCGCTCGACGACGAGGATCTGCGGCGGCGCTTGGTCGTGCTCAGCGAGCGCGCGGGCACGCGGGTGCGCGGCGTGTATCGCTGGAAGCTATCGGAAAAGAGCAAGAAGGCAAATGCGGCGCTTACGGGATTGGGTGCCACCCGGCGCATCATTCTGGCCGATACTCTGCTCGACAACTATTCTCCCGAAGAAATTGAAGCCGTGCTGGCGCACGAGCTGGGGCACCATGTGCATCGCCACATTTTGAAGAGTATGTTCGTGCAGGCGGCGATCACTCTCTTCGGCTTCTGGGCGGCGAACTGGGTGCTGCACTATGCGGTCGACCACCACGTGTTCCAGCTCGACGAGATGTCGGATTTCGCCAACTTGCCGCTGCTGGCGCTGGTTTCGGTGGTGCTGTCTTTTGTGTTGATGCCCGCGCTGAACGCGTATTCTCGTTTTAACGAGCGACAGGCGGACCGGTACGCGTTCGAGTCCATCGCCAGCGTGGCGCCTTTTATTTCTTCCATGAACAAACTGGCGGAACAGAATCTGGCGGAGCGGACCCCTTCGAGGTTTGTGGAGTGGTTCTTCCATTCGCATCCCGCAATCTCAAGGCGGCTCGCGGCGGCCCAGGCGTGGGGCCGGAAACAGGCGCTGAATACACCAGTCTGAGGCTTCCTGGCTGGAACTCTAAGGCTAGCTTTTCCTCAGGAGTTCAGTCACGCGCTGAAGGTCTTCTTCCGTATCCACTCCGACGCTGTCATGCGGAGTCTCGCCGACATAAATGGAGATGCCGTTTTCAAGAAAGCGCAACTGCTCCAGGCGTTCACTTTTTTCAAGCGACGATTCCGGCAGGGTAACGAAGCGGTCGAGCGCGGGCTTGCGATACGCGTAGAGGCCCAGGTGCTTGAAATATGCCGGTCGCGCGCCATCGCGATCGAATGGGATGGTGGCGCGGGAGAAATAGAGCGCGCGGCCGGTGATATCGGCGATGACTTTTACGGCATTTGGGTTAGCGATATCGATCGCGGCGGCGAGAGTCATCAGCGTGCCGACCTGGGCGGCGGGATTCTTCATGACTTCCACCAAAGTTGCGATGTGCTCGGAGCGCACGAGAGGCTCGTCGCCTTGCACGTTGATATAAACATCGGCGGCCTCGCGAGCGGAGACTTCGTGCACGCGCTCGGTGCCGCTGCGGTGTGCAGCGGAAGTCATCTTCACTTTCCAATTGTGCTGGCGGCAAGCGGCCATGATCTCTTCGGAGTCGGTAGCGATTAGGACGTCGTCCAGCAATGGAGAGGAGCAGACAGCTTCGTACACGAAGCCGATGAGAGGC from Candidatus Sulfotelmatobacter sp. includes these protein-coding regions:
- the kdsB gene encoding 3-deoxy-manno-octulosonate cytidylyltransferase; the encoded protein is MKAIAIIPARLASTRLPRKMLREIAGKPLIGFVYEAVCSSPLLDDVLIATDSEEIMAACRQHNWKVKMTSAAHRSGTERVHEVSAREAADVYINVQGDEPLVRSEHIATLVEVMKNPAAQVGTLMTLAAAIDIANPNAVKVIADITGRALYFSRATIPFDRDGARPAYFKHLGLYAYRKPALDRFVTLPESSLEKSERLEQLRFLENGISIYVGETPHDSVGVDTEEDLQRVTELLRKS
- a CDS encoding M48 family metallopeptidase, yielding MPDDSNPVQTDSPEARGYNRIRRWLGIADFVVGFAFLVLLLVTGWSGWLRDRAFRLGFQNYSLSLFMYLVLLLAIGKALGIGLDYYGFSLERRFKLSTQKFRAWLWDEGKGFLVGLVLGAIVVEILYFTIRQWPQHWWVLAWALFMGLFIVMAQLAPVVLFPIFYKFEPLDDEDLRRRLVVLSERAGTRVRGVYRWKLSEKSKKANAALTGLGATRRIILADTLLDNYSPEEIEAVLAHELGHHVHRHILKSMFVQAAITLFGFWAANWVLHYAVDHHVFQLDEMSDFANLPLLALVSVVLSFVLMPALNAYSRFNERQADRYAFESIASVAPFISSMNKLAEQNLAERTPSRFVEWFFHSHPAISRRLAAAQAWGRKQALNTPV